The Carnobacterium sp. 17-4 genome has a window encoding:
- a CDS encoding DUF3891 family protein, which produces MIIRERENDFVMIEQKNHAQFAGDVIAQWKTTLFQGEELRKSVDYAIRMHDYGWEYLDKSPFWNDKKQVPYSLFDFPKAPKIIFYTYGIDEVEKIDAYAALLCSRHYIQFFLKDSSKESQLFLKQEEERKNRIIAALDHFDKRIFDFHYALLALGDTLSVYACVNEPGATKETIHPFFKKGLSLSEKLGLNETNMQPSWIDEETIALDIFPFEGSINSRMIQKVVSKATIMEKGLLDSYNEAEYEEVQISVKSSM; this is translated from the coding sequence ATGATTATTAGAGAACGGGAAAATGATTTTGTTATGATTGAACAAAAGAACCATGCTCAATTCGCTGGAGACGTTATAGCTCAATGGAAAACAACTTTATTTCAAGGTGAAGAGTTAAGGAAATCAGTAGATTATGCCATTCGCATGCATGACTATGGATGGGAATATCTTGATAAAAGCCCTTTTTGGAACGATAAAAAGCAAGTTCCTTATTCACTCTTTGATTTTCCGAAAGCACCGAAGATTATTTTTTATACTTATGGTATCGATGAAGTTGAAAAAATTGATGCTTATGCAGCATTACTTTGCAGCAGACATTATATTCAATTCTTTTTAAAAGATTCATCCAAAGAGTCACAGTTATTTCTTAAGCAAGAAGAAGAACGGAAAAATCGAATCATTGCTGCATTGGATCATTTTGATAAACGTATTTTTGATTTCCATTACGCTTTATTGGCATTAGGAGATACTCTTTCTGTCTATGCATGTGTCAACGAACCTGGAGCCACTAAAGAAACGATTCATCCCTTTTTTAAAAAAGGACTCTCATTATCTGAAAAACTTGGATTGAATGAAACAAATATGCAGCCAAGCTGGATCGATGAAGAAACGATTGCATTAGACATTTTCCCTTTTGAAGGCTCTATTAATAGTAGAATGATTCAAAAAGTGGTTTCTAAAGCAACAATTATGGAAAAGGGACTGTTAGATAGCTACAATGAAGCAGAGTACGAAGAAGTACAAATCAGTGTTAAATCATCAATGTAA
- the mnmG gene encoding tRNA uridine-5-carboxymethylaminomethyl(34) synthesis enzyme MnmG: MNHYEAGNFDVIVVGAGHAGSEAALAAARMGSHTLLITINLDMVAFMPCNPSIGGPAKGVVVREIDALGGEMGRNIDKTYIQMRMLNTGKGPAVRALRAQADKFMYANEMKKTIEETENLVLRQGIADELIIEDGICKGIITNTGAIYRSKAVILTAGTSSRGQIIIGELKYSSGPNNSQPSVKLSESLLENGFELNRFKTGTPPRVKSSTIDYSVTEEQPGDKKANHFSYETPNSSYLKDQLSCWLTYTNESTHQKIQDNLHRAPMFTGIVEGVGARYCPSIEDKVVRFSDKPRHQLFLEPEGRDTEEVYVQGLSTSLPEDVQQDIIHSIEGLENAEMMRTGYAIEYDVVTPHQLRPSLETKVVENLFTAGQMNGTSGYEEAAGQGIMAGMNAALKVQGKEPFVMKRSEGYIGVMIDDLVTKGTNEPYRLLTSRAEYRLLLRHDNADFRLTEIGHQIGLVTKERYDTFVAKKAQFEGEIDRLGSIRLKPTAEIQTYLTENNQAPLKDGILAKDFLRRPEVSYQDLLAFVPRDYELPLAVEEQVEIQVKYEGYIAKASQKVDKLKRMENKRIPENIDYAAINGIATEAKEKLIKIQPETIAQASRISGVNPADISILMVYVEQGKIAKVQV; this comes from the coding sequence ATGAATCATTATGAAGCTGGAAATTTTGATGTAATTGTTGTTGGTGCAGGTCATGCTGGATCAGAAGCCGCATTAGCCGCAGCAAGAATGGGAAGTCATACACTTTTAATTACCATTAATCTAGATATGGTTGCTTTTATGCCTTGTAATCCGTCAATTGGAGGACCGGCTAAAGGTGTCGTCGTTCGAGAAATTGATGCTCTTGGTGGTGAAATGGGCCGCAATATTGATAAAACATATATTCAAATGAGAATGCTGAATACCGGTAAAGGACCTGCTGTTAGAGCTTTACGCGCCCAAGCAGATAAATTTATGTATGCAAATGAAATGAAAAAAACCATTGAAGAAACAGAAAATCTTGTTTTAAGACAAGGAATTGCTGATGAACTAATTATTGAAGACGGTATATGCAAAGGAATCATCACAAATACTGGTGCAATCTATCGATCTAAAGCAGTTATTTTAACAGCAGGTACGTCTTCTCGTGGTCAAATTATCATTGGCGAACTGAAATATTCTTCTGGTCCAAATAACTCGCAACCATCTGTTAAACTTTCTGAAAGTTTACTAGAAAATGGTTTTGAATTAAATCGTTTTAAAACCGGAACACCTCCTAGAGTTAAATCTTCAACAATTGATTACAGTGTGACGGAAGAACAACCAGGTGATAAAAAAGCGAATCACTTTAGCTATGAAACACCAAACAGTTCTTATTTAAAAGATCAGTTATCGTGTTGGTTAACGTATACTAATGAATCGACTCATCAAAAAATTCAAGATAACCTTCACCGTGCACCAATGTTTACAGGAATTGTTGAAGGAGTAGGCGCTCGTTACTGCCCATCAATTGAAGATAAAGTTGTCCGTTTTAGTGACAAACCAAGACATCAATTGTTTTTAGAACCTGAAGGACGCGATACAGAAGAAGTTTATGTCCAAGGATTATCAACTTCTCTTCCGGAAGATGTTCAACAAGATATTATACATTCAATCGAAGGGTTGGAAAACGCAGAAATGATGCGTACTGGCTATGCAATTGAATACGATGTGGTCACGCCTCATCAATTACGTCCTTCTTTAGAAACAAAAGTAGTCGAAAACTTGTTTACTGCTGGTCAAATGAACGGAACTTCTGGCTATGAAGAAGCAGCAGGTCAAGGAATTATGGCTGGTATGAACGCAGCACTTAAAGTGCAAGGGAAAGAACCTTTTGTAATGAAACGTAGTGAAGGATATATCGGAGTTATGATTGATGATTTAGTGACAAAGGGTACAAATGAACCTTATCGTTTATTGACATCTCGTGCAGAATACCGTTTATTGTTACGTCATGATAATGCAGATTTTAGATTAACTGAAATCGGTCACCAAATAGGACTAGTAACAAAAGAACGTTACGATACCTTTGTAGCGAAAAAAGCTCAATTTGAAGGAGAAATAGATCGTCTAGGTTCTATTCGTTTGAAACCAACTGCTGAAATCCAAACGTATTTAACTGAAAATAACCAAGCACCTTTAAAAGATGGCATATTAGCTAAAGACTTCTTGCGTCGTCCAGAAGTTTCGTATCAAGATCTTTTAGCATTCGTTCCTCGAGACTATGAACTTCCATTAGCCGTAGAAGAACAGGTAGAAATTCAAGTGAAATACGAAGGATATATCGCTAAAGCTTCTCAAAAAGTGGATAAGTTAAAACGTATGGAAAATAAACGTATACCGGAAAATATTGATTATGCTGCTATCAATGGTATCGCTACAGAGGCAAAGGAAAAGTTGATTAAAATTCAGCCTGAAACAATTGCCCAAGCTAGCCGTATTAGTGGTGTAAATCCAGCGGATATTTCGATTTTAATGGTTTATGTAGAACAAGGGAAAATTGCAAAAGTACAAGTATAG
- a CDS encoding PTS transporter subunit IIC yields MKNYLTERMYKASSGIANAIFVTIGIGLLLETIGNMTGLTILVIIGTAVKMLMAPAIGAGIAVMLGGNTLTIFSAMAAGAIGAGAIQTTADGMITIATGEPIGCLIAATIATFVGKRISGKTPLDMMAIPITAVLAGGVAGYYLNLVIAPFLNMVSAFISASVAGSPIIGAAVISVIGGLVLMSPASSAAIAIALNLDPVSSAAMLVGTTSMYIGFSFVSMRQNNLGGFLAQFVCTPKVQLPNIVKNPRILIGPTLAAAVAAPISTVALGFTAPSALAGLGFCSLIAPLNIFVSQGSGSFAVYILTACLVPIAITVVVNKVLEKASWLRKGDMALVVE; encoded by the coding sequence ATGAAGAACTATCTAACAGAAAGAATGTATAAGGCATCATCGGGGATCGCGAATGCTATTTTTGTAACGATTGGGATTGGCTTGCTATTAGAAACAATTGGAAATATGACTGGCTTAACAATTTTAGTTATTATTGGAACGGCCGTTAAAATGTTGATGGCTCCTGCTATTGGTGCTGGTATCGCCGTGATGTTAGGTGGAAATACACTTACAATTTTTAGTGCTATGGCCGCTGGAGCAATTGGAGCCGGAGCTATTCAAACGACAGCAGATGGAATGATCACTATCGCTACAGGTGAACCAATTGGTTGCCTCATTGCAGCTACCATCGCTACATTTGTTGGTAAACGTATTTCAGGTAAAACACCTTTAGATATGATGGCTATACCGATCACAGCGGTCTTAGCTGGTGGTGTAGCTGGCTATTACTTAAATCTTGTTATTGCTCCATTCTTAAATATGGTTAGTGCTTTTATTTCTGCCTCCGTTGCTGGTTCACCAATTATTGGCGCAGCCGTGATTTCAGTCATTGGTGGGCTCGTATTGATGTCTCCTGCTTCTTCGGCCGCTATTGCAATTGCACTAAACCTTGATCCTGTTTCAAGTGCTGCTATGTTGGTAGGAACGACTAGTATGTATATTGGTTTCTCTTTTGTCTCTATGCGCCAAAATAATCTTGGTGGATTCTTAGCACAATTTGTTTGTACACCAAAAGTACAATTGCCGAATATCGTTAAAAATCCACGGATTTTAATTGGTCCAACTTTGGCTGCAGCAGTGGCCGCTCCCATTTCAACGGTTGCTCTTGGTTTTACAGCACCCAGCGCTTTAGCCGGATTAGGTTTTTGTTCACTGATTGCTCCACTAAATATTTTTGTCTCTCAAGGAAGTGGATCATTTGCTGTTTATATCCTGACTGCTTGTTTGGTTCCCATTGCTATTACGGTAGTAGTAAACAAAGTATTGGAAAAAGCTAGTTGGTTGCGTAAAGGAGATATGGCTTTAGTAGTAGAATAA
- a CDS encoding ASCH domain-containing protein — MKAQQMWQKFISVCPEYQNQSYQAWSYGVAPDELARLTIEQVKTATASAYEEYAIENEALPQVGALNIILDANDEAVCITKTIKVSVVPFLEVSEEHAFKEGEGDQSLRYWREVHEAFFEKSYKQSGLAFHDNILVVCEEFEVIYK; from the coding sequence ATGAAAGCACAACAAATGTGGCAGAAATTTATTTCAGTATGCCCAGAGTATCAGAATCAATCGTATCAAGCTTGGAGCTACGGTGTAGCACCAGATGAATTAGCGCGCTTAACCATTGAACAGGTAAAAACTGCTACGGCTTCTGCCTATGAAGAATATGCGATAGAAAACGAAGCATTACCCCAAGTAGGAGCGTTAAATATCATACTTGATGCTAATGACGAGGCAGTCTGTATCACAAAGACGATCAAAGTGTCTGTGGTCCCTTTTTTAGAAGTATCTGAAGAACATGCATTTAAAGAAGGTGAAGGAGATCAATCATTACGGTACTGGAGAGAAGTTCACGAAGCCTTTTTTGAAAAATCTTATAAGCAAAGCGGATTAGCTTTTCATGATAATATTCTTGTCGTGTGTGAAGAATTTGAAGTAATCTATAAATAA
- a CDS encoding TraX family protein — protein MTEEENYNKINAIKWIGIITMTIDHIGYYLYPDLIWLRIIGRIAFPCFLYTTIQGTKNTSNFKRYFFQLIGTGILTIPISFYSGTMFNILFTLALVALSIKDKRFFVLTLILSYFCEYGIYGFLLGWAIYCMVFIHKPLGVVLFLALHVFVWPSVQIFACLTIFLLLIDTYIGTKKIPKLFGYLYYPLHQLILLAIKFSL, from the coding sequence ACAATCGATCATATCGGTTATTACTTGTATCCTGATCTAATTTGGCTTCGTATCATAGGAAGGATAGCTTTTCCATGCTTTCTGTACACAACGATTCAAGGGACTAAAAATACCAGCAATTTCAAAAGGTATTTTTTTCAATTGATTGGCACAGGTATTTTAACGATTCCAATCAGCTTTTATTCTGGAACAATGTTTAATATATTATTTACATTGGCTTTGGTGGCACTTTCTATTAAAGATAAGCGGTTTTTTGTTCTAACATTAATACTGAGTTATTTTTGTGAGTACGGAATATATGGTTTTTTATTGGGATGGGCTATTTATTGTATGGTATTCATTCATAAGCCACTTGGAGTAGTGCTCTTTCTTGCGTTGCATGTTTTTGTCTGGCCGTCTGTCCAAATTTTTGCCTGTTTAACCATTTTTCTACTATTAATAGACACTTATATAGGGACTAAAAAAATACCTAAACTTTTTGGTTACCTTTACTATCCATTGCATCAATTAATTTTATTAGCTATTAAATTTAGTTTATAA
- the mnmE gene encoding tRNA uridine-5-carboxymethylaminomethyl(34) synthesis GTPase MnmE: MTLEFETIAAISTPPGEGAIGIVRLSGEQAIEIADRVYKSGSKALAEQKSHTIHYGHIENPKTNETIDEVMVSVMREPKTFTREDVVEINCHGGITSVNQVLQCVLQNGARLAEPGEFTKRAFLNGRIDLSQAEAVMDLIRAKTDRAMHVALKQLDGNLSNLIRNLRLDILDTLAQVEVNIDYPEYDDVEEMTSKLLIEKAKLVKASIQQLLETASQGKILRDGLATAIIGRPNVGKSSLLNYLLDEEKAIVTDIAGTTRDVIEEYISVKGVPLKLVDTAGIRETEDIIERIGVERSRQALSDADLVLLVFNQSEPLTIEDKALIEATSQHHRIIILNKMDLPNKLDLTELEVLVDPESIVKTSILSKSGVDVLEKKIAALFFTGQTGERDATYVSNVRHIALLNDAEEALDEVINGVEAGMPVDLIQIDMTRCWDLLGEITGDSVQDELLTQLFSQFCLGK, encoded by the coding sequence GTGACATTAGAATTTGAAACAATTGCAGCTATTTCGACGCCTCCTGGCGAAGGGGCAATAGGAATAGTAAGGTTGAGTGGGGAACAAGCTATTGAAATTGCAGATCGCGTATATAAATCTGGTTCAAAAGCACTTGCTGAACAAAAGAGTCATACTATTCACTATGGCCACATTGAAAATCCAAAAACGAATGAAACGATAGATGAAGTAATGGTATCTGTTATGCGTGAACCCAAAACCTTTACTAGAGAAGATGTCGTTGAAATCAATTGTCATGGGGGGATTACCTCTGTCAATCAAGTTCTGCAATGTGTTTTACAAAATGGCGCTCGCTTAGCTGAACCCGGTGAATTTACAAAACGAGCTTTCTTGAACGGACGAATCGACTTGTCTCAAGCAGAAGCAGTAATGGATTTGATACGTGCTAAAACAGACAGAGCTATGCATGTTGCATTAAAGCAATTAGATGGAAACTTGTCTAATTTAATTCGCAATTTGCGTTTAGACATACTAGATACATTAGCTCAAGTAGAAGTGAATATTGACTATCCTGAATACGATGACGTTGAAGAAATGACTTCGAAATTGTTGATTGAAAAAGCTAAATTAGTTAAAGCTTCAATTCAACAGTTGCTAGAAACGGCTAGTCAAGGGAAAATTTTAAGAGATGGTCTTGCAACAGCCATTATTGGACGACCAAATGTTGGGAAATCAAGCTTATTAAATTACTTGTTGGATGAAGAAAAAGCCATTGTTACAGATATCGCTGGTACCACACGAGATGTTATTGAAGAATACATCAGTGTTAAAGGTGTGCCATTAAAACTGGTAGACACAGCAGGTATCCGTGAAACAGAAGATATTATTGAACGCATTGGTGTAGAACGTAGTCGTCAAGCCTTGAGCGATGCAGACTTAGTATTGTTAGTCTTTAACCAAAGTGAACCTTTAACAATAGAAGATAAAGCCTTAATTGAAGCAACAAGCCAACACCACCGTATTATTATTTTAAATAAAATGGATTTACCAAACAAATTAGATTTAACGGAACTAGAAGTGCTAGTAGATCCAGAGAGTATTGTGAAGACCTCTATTTTATCTAAATCAGGTGTAGATGTTTTAGAAAAGAAAATAGCTGCTCTCTTTTTTACTGGACAAACTGGTGAACGTGATGCTACTTACGTATCTAATGTACGTCATATTGCACTATTGAATGATGCAGAAGAGGCGTTAGATGAAGTCATCAATGGAGTAGAAGCTGGTATGCCAGTTGATCTTATTCAAATAGATATGACACGTTGTTGGGATCTATTAGGCGAAATTACAGGAGACAGTGTTCAAGACGAACTGCTGACCCAACTATTCAGCCAATTCTGTTTAGGAAAATAA